Proteins from a genomic interval of Thermoanaerobaculia bacterium:
- a CDS encoding MFS transporter has protein sequence MLRDPNLHIVFGITLMAVLGVSSITPAFPRMAETLGISTARIGLLISFFSLPGIILTPIFGILADRIGRKPILVPSLFLFSIAGGACYFAQTFPGLLALRFFQGVGAASLGSLNATLIGDLFEGKRRAIAMGYNAGVLSAGTASYPAIGGAMAMFGWHYPFLLPLLAFPVGIAVIFRLKNPEPGGGMSMGNYLKGAFATFRRKEVIGLFSAALVTFIILFGSYLTYFPILMSERFSATPLLIGILMSSMSVVTIFSSTRIGWLIHHFRGRTLIITAYIHYAAALLLIPLMPSPSWLIVPVIIAGLGHGINLPVIMTLLTGMAPLEYRGAFMSVNGMVIRIGQTIGPVLMGMVAIVMGTDGVFVTGAILALSALVVIFLTIPKSME, from the coding sequence TTGCTTCGAGACCCCAACCTGCACATCGTATTTGGAATTACCCTGATGGCCGTCCTGGGCGTGTCCAGCATTACTCCAGCATTCCCCAGAATGGCGGAAACGCTTGGTATTTCAACCGCCAGGATCGGCCTTCTGATCAGCTTCTTTTCGCTTCCCGGCATTATCCTTACGCCTATTTTCGGGATCCTGGCCGACCGGATTGGGAGAAAACCCATACTCGTACCTTCTCTCTTCCTCTTTTCCATCGCAGGCGGAGCCTGCTACTTTGCTCAAACCTTTCCCGGCCTGCTTGCCCTGCGGTTTTTTCAGGGGGTCGGAGCTGCGTCGCTGGGTTCGCTCAATGCCACATTGATAGGGGATCTCTTTGAGGGAAAGCGCAGAGCCATCGCCATGGGCTATAACGCAGGTGTGCTGAGTGCAGGTACGGCGAGCTATCCCGCCATTGGAGGAGCAATGGCCATGTTTGGATGGCATTATCCCTTTCTCCTTCCCCTGCTGGCTTTTCCGGTAGGAATTGCCGTGATCTTTCGATTGAAGAACCCGGAACCCGGGGGGGGGATGTCGATGGGGAATTACCTGAAAGGAGCCTTCGCGACGTTTCGTAGAAAGGAGGTCATCGGTCTCTTTTCTGCAGCTCTGGTTACCTTCATCATCCTCTTTGGTTCCTATCTTACCTATTTCCCGATTCTGATGTCAGAGCGTTTTTCTGCCACTCCTCTGCTTATAGGGATTCTCATGTCTTCCATGTCCGTGGTGACCATCTTTTCATCTACAAGAATCGGGTGGCTGATTCACCATTTTCGGGGTAGAACACTGATTATCACTGCCTACATCCACTATGCAGCCGCTCTTCTTTTGATCCCCCTCATGCCTTCACCCTCATGGCTCATTGTTCCCGTGATCATTGCAGGACTGGGACATGGAATTAACCTCCCCGTGATCATGACGCTGCTTACCGGGATGGCGCCCCTTGAATACAGGGGTGCCTTTATGTCTGTGAATGGAATGGTGATCCGGATCGGACAGACCATAGGCCCGGTACTCATGGGCATGGTTGCCATCGTAATGGGAACCGATGGAGTCTTCGTCACGGGCGCCATTCTTGCCCTTTCGGCCCTGGTGGTGATTTTTCTTACCATTCCGAAGTCGATGGAGTGA
- a CDS encoding RNA polymerase sigma factor: protein MTRNSAIAHEEEPDVMNSRNDLHLQELCIRASEGRMEAIGEIYDLAAGDIFGLALWRTGNEHDAEDVVQETFIRMTMAFRRKVFPASPRAWIMTIAHRVAIDITRRRRTRRETSLDHALLLPVAEHRLEAAGETAGLSRLLSELSPKVREAFFLRYLTGFTFAEIGRITGIPTFSAASRCRLAMKRVRQLLEVTS, encoded by the coding sequence ATGACCCGAAACTCCGCCATTGCCCATGAAGAAGAACCTGATGTCATGAATTCCAGGAACGATCTGCATCTGCAGGAATTGTGCATCCGGGCTTCCGAAGGACGTATGGAGGCAATCGGGGAGATCTACGACCTGGCGGCCGGGGACATTTTCGGGTTGGCTCTGTGGAGAACAGGGAATGAACATGATGCTGAAGATGTCGTGCAGGAAACCTTCATTCGGATGACCATGGCATTCCGTAGAAAGGTTTTCCCTGCATCACCGCGTGCCTGGATCATGACCATTGCCCACAGGGTCGCCATCGATATCACGAGAAGGCGCCGGACGCGCCGGGAGACATCCCTGGACCATGCCCTGCTTCTCCCCGTTGCAGAACACAGGCTGGAAGCCGCAGGGGAGACGGCAGGACTTTCCCGTCTCCTTTCGGAACTTTCTCCAAAGGTGCGGGAGGCCTTTTTTCTCCGGTACCTGACAGGATTTACCTTTGCGGAAATTGGTCGCATCACGGGGATTCCGACTTTCTCTGCAGCGAGCCGCTGCCGGCTTGCGATGAAGCGTGTGCGACAACTCTTGGAGGTGACATCATGA
- a CDS encoding DUF6125 family protein has translation MEHIPDALKDLTPEELSAWLLDAARLWLAHDGLWFQAVEQQSSMEEAITADTEAWRRFSPIEARRIRERLGLEERCGLEGLARALRARLYSLLNEDDMTLTSKSLVYRMKRCRVQEARRRKNLPDFPCKPVGIVEYTTFAQTIDPRIQVRCVTCPPDPTPDDAYCIWEFTLE, from the coding sequence ATGGAACACATACCTGATGCATTGAAAGATCTCACCCCGGAAGAACTGTCAGCGTGGCTCCTTGATGCTGCCAGGCTGTGGCTGGCCCATGATGGTTTATGGTTTCAGGCCGTGGAGCAGCAAAGCAGCATGGAAGAAGCCATCACTGCGGACACGGAGGCCTGGCGGAGGTTCTCCCCCATCGAGGCCAGGAGGATCCGTGAGCGGCTCGGTCTTGAGGAAAGATGCGGGTTGGAGGGCCTTGCCCGTGCACTTCGGGCCAGGCTGTACAGCCTGCTGAATGAAGATGATATGACCCTCACCTCCAAATCCCTGGTTTACCGAATGAAACGCTGCCGGGTTCAGGAAGCACGCCGGCGAAAGAATCTCCCGGACTTCCCCTGTAAACCGGTGGGAATCGTTGAATACACAACCTTTGCTCAGACAATCGATCCGCGCATCCAGGTCCGGTGCGTCACCTGCCCTCCCGACCCCACACCTGATGACGCATACTGTATATGGGAGTTCACGCTGGAATAA
- the tsaB gene encoding tRNA (adenosine(37)-N6)-threonylcarbamoyltransferase complex dimerization subunit type 1 TsaB, which yields MIVAFDTCTKTISVSSADRVWTREGPLKGNRSLYEGLLDVLGQESIKEKAIRAMIFTVGPGSFTGVRIGIATALGFYYTAGVSLYPVHTLLALAHAAQVEGDVHVSMPAYGGEYYYAAYQISHEKDHVITPPCLVKELPGSVTFPSPVMTVAEALIRMGLRGNPSLPPIQPVYVGVSDAERGR from the coding sequence GTGATTGTAGCATTTGACACCTGTACGAAAACGATCAGCGTCTCGTCCGCAGATCGCGTGTGGACCCGGGAAGGCCCGTTGAAGGGTAACCGATCCCTCTATGAGGGTCTGCTCGACGTGCTTGGCCAGGAATCGATCAAGGAAAAGGCCATCAGAGCAATGATTTTCACGGTAGGGCCAGGTTCCTTTACCGGGGTCCGCATCGGAATCGCCACCGCACTGGGATTCTACTATACCGCCGGTGTCTCACTCTATCCGGTACACACCCTTCTGGCTCTTGCCCATGCGGCCCAGGTCGAAGGCGATGTTCACGTCTCCATGCCGGCGTACGGAGGAGAGTACTACTATGCTGCGTACCAGATTTCTCATGAAAAGGATCACGTGATCACTCCCCCCTGTCTCGTAAAAGAACTACCGGGAAGCGTGACATTTCCATCTCCGGTCATGACAGTCGCAGAGGCTTTGATCCGAATGGGCCTCAGGGGTAATCCCTCTCTTCCTCCTATCCAGCCTGTCTATGTAGGTGTCTCCGATGCAGAACGCGGAAGATAA
- a CDS encoding L,D-transpeptidase, whose amino-acid sequence MAFTLAVSILDSMDRLSRLHPYLLEGLLVAVSVTEQRLWLLDSSRQAEVSYPVSTARKGTGSKVDSFQTPLGLHRICKKIGHDAPSGTVFKGRIPTGECAPPVTDPDKADIEEDRITSRILWLEGLEPGINRGPDIDTMKRYIYIHGTPQEILVGQPCSHGCIRMKNKDIIDLFDRVSEGTPVIIAV is encoded by the coding sequence GTGGCTTTCACGTTAGCGGTATCGATTCTGGATTCAATGGATCGCCTGAGCCGCCTTCATCCTTATCTTCTCGAAGGTCTCCTTGTGGCCGTAAGTGTGACAGAGCAGAGACTCTGGCTGCTTGATTCATCCAGGCAGGCGGAAGTTTCCTATCCCGTATCTACCGCTCGAAAAGGTACCGGAAGCAAAGTCGATTCATTTCAGACTCCCCTGGGACTCCACCGGATTTGCAAAAAGATTGGCCACGATGCCCCTTCAGGAACCGTTTTCAAGGGGAGGATTCCAACGGGGGAATGTGCACCCCCGGTAACGGATCCGGATAAGGCGGATATTGAGGAAGACCGCATAACTTCAAGGATTCTATGGCTGGAAGGTCTGGAGCCAGGAATCAACCGCGGACCCGACATTGACACGATGAAGCGATATATTTACATTCACGGAACGCCGCAGGAAATTCTCGTAGGGCAACCCTGTTCCCACGGCTGTATTCGCATGAAAAATAAAGACATCATCGATCTGTTCGATCGCGTGTCCGAAGGAACCCCCGTCATCATTGCTGTCTGA
- a CDS encoding phosphatidylserine decarboxylase, whose protein sequence is MKKIGFVVSEGLPFILPPLVLTIVCALLNVWVAAIPIGILTLFFVWFFRFPAPPVPENSSLVLSPADGTVLGIRDIDDSPFSKRIDIFMSVFNVHVNVSPSTGTIARVLYRRGKKLRAGTDQASEINESNYVEMTSEKGSIAFKQIAGILARRIVFYPVAGDELKQGSPVGLIKFGSRVEVFLPPDVTIQVKKGDRVRAGQSVLAFWP, encoded by the coding sequence TTGAAGAAGATCGGTTTTGTTGTTTCCGAGGGCCTTCCCTTTATTCTCCCTCCTCTGGTGCTGACAATTGTGTGCGCCCTGCTGAACGTCTGGGTCGCCGCGATTCCCATTGGGATTCTTACCCTTTTTTTCGTATGGTTCTTCCGGTTTCCGGCTCCGCCTGTTCCTGAAAACTCCAGCCTGGTTCTTTCCCCTGCCGATGGGACGGTTCTGGGAATCCGGGATATCGACGACTCACCCTTTTCGAAGAGAATTGATATTTTCATGTCGGTTTTCAATGTTCATGTCAATGTGTCTCCCAGTACAGGCACGATCGCCAGAGTCCTTTATCGGAGGGGAAAAAAATTACGTGCGGGAACAGATCAAGCATCGGAAATCAATGAATCCAACTACGTTGAAATGACATCCGAAAAAGGAAGCATCGCCTTTAAGCAGATTGCGGGAATCCTGGCAAGAAGAATCGTCTTTTATCCCGTGGCGGGAGATGAATTGAAGCAGGGCAGTCCGGTTGGACTGATTAAATTCGGATCCAGGGTAGAGGTATTTCTCCCTCCGGATGTAACGATTCAGGTTAAAAAAGGAGACAGAGTCCGTGCGGGTCAGTCGGTACTCGCTTTCTGGCCGTAA
- the rimI gene encoding ribosomal protein S18-alanine N-acetyltransferase — MQNAEDNPIPLILPVKPEHLDAITELERICFPCPWKRSFFEQELSAPRRFLRVLYLGGMVIGYLFSYFIVPEIHISKIATHPDFQRKGYAHLLMEDLRRFCLKQGIDTVTLEVRTTNVPALNFYKTWNFEILHIRKRYYDDGSDAYVMLARFSQSDPENEIP, encoded by the coding sequence ATGCAGAACGCGGAAGATAACCCTATCCCCCTGATCCTTCCGGTAAAGCCGGAACATCTGGATGCCATTACGGAATTGGAAAGGATCTGTTTTCCCTGCCCCTGGAAAAGATCCTTCTTTGAGCAGGAACTATCAGCTCCCCGACGGTTTTTACGCGTGCTTTACCTTGGGGGCATGGTCATAGGATATCTCTTTTCCTACTTCATCGTTCCGGAAATCCATATTTCAAAAATCGCCACCCATCCAGATTTCCAGAGGAAGGGGTATGCCCACCTTCTGATGGAAGATCTTCGGCGATTCTGCCTGAAACAGGGAATCGACACAGTAACGCTTGAAGTCCGTACGACAAATGTTCCGGCTCTGAATTTTTATAAGACCTGGAATTTTGAAATCCTCCATATCCGAAAACGGTATTACGATGATGGATCCGATGCGTACGTAATGCTTGCCCGGTTTTCACAATCAGATCCGGAAAATGAAATCCCCTGA
- a CDS encoding DUF4214 domain-containing protein — MFNKIRFILCTGFMISLLSVPVQAETQDCFSSWTRPVVCGVKMAYSVEGGEWKSVYPGSRIEVSMGKEVAIEFRAIDQRGYDFPEDRFTVQIERGWSFDDYFQLVEIATNRVTLQSKGRKGKVSVTFWMPGNLNFEWDLDFDIRGLQEFSAKQSEYIVTCLYRAILERDPDSSGFTPAVMEVQRGRLEEQVKSMFKSGEFNSRIRGKSATKLLDTIYVGLLNRKPDSAGVRDYLSKIEKRKYADVVIKIIQSEEFQTRLLKIH, encoded by the coding sequence ATGTTTAATAAGATCCGTTTTATCCTTTGCACAGGTTTCATGATCTCATTGTTGTCTGTCCCGGTTCAGGCTGAAACCCAGGATTGCTTTTCTTCCTGGACACGCCCGGTCGTATGCGGGGTGAAAATGGCCTATTCCGTTGAGGGAGGGGAATGGAAGTCCGTCTATCCGGGATCGAGAATCGAAGTCTCCATGGGGAAGGAAGTTGCCATAGAATTTCGAGCGATCGATCAGCGCGGATATGACTTTCCGGAAGATCGTTTTACTGTTCAGATCGAACGAGGATGGTCCTTTGATGATTACTTTCAGCTTGTGGAGATTGCCACGAACCGGGTGACCCTGCAATCCAAAGGACGAAAAGGAAAGGTGTCCGTTACCTTCTGGATGCCCGGCAACCTGAATTTTGAGTGGGACTTAGATTTTGACATCCGGGGTTTGCAGGAGTTTTCGGCCAAACAATCTGAATATATCGTCACATGCCTTTACCGGGCCATATTGGAGCGGGACCCCGATTCCTCCGGTTTTACACCGGCGGTAATGGAGGTCCAGCGAGGCAGGCTGGAGGAACAGGTGAAATCGATGTTTAAGAGTGGCGAATTCAATTCTCGAATCAGGGGAAAGAGTGCAACAAAGCTGCTTGATACCATTTATGTGGGGCTGTTGAACCGGAAGCCGGATTCGGCCGGCGTCCGTGATTACCTGTCGAAAATTGAAAAGAGAAAATATGCCGATGTCGTAATAAAGATCATCCAGTCGGAGGAATTCCAGACCCGGCTGCTAAAAATTCATTGA
- the pssA gene encoding CDP-diacylglycerol--serine O-phosphatidyltransferase, translating to MRVSRYSLSGRKRRRGVYVLPSFITLANMFVGFFAVINAVGEKYVSAAYLVLVAGFLDMLDGRIARMTKTQTDFGKELDSLSDVVSFGFVPALIVYLYALQPLGRLGWLLAFFYTACGAIRLARFNILSGQQNHSIFVGLPIPMAAGLVVFLILLMPENSPIFPFAVFGAGCLMVSSIPYPSFKQLDVRTMRPTYTMLLMLLILVIIAYKPIQAMFVLLMIYIVIGPVFWLKGKLFPVRNSLNDESKEES from the coding sequence GTGCGGGTCAGTCGGTACTCGCTTTCTGGCCGTAAACGCCGTCGGGGCGTATACGTTCTTCCCAGTTTTATTACGCTGGCGAACATGTTTGTCGGCTTTTTTGCCGTCATCAATGCAGTAGGGGAGAAGTATGTCTCCGCAGCCTATCTGGTTCTTGTTGCGGGTTTTCTGGACATGCTGGATGGAAGAATTGCACGGATGACCAAGACCCAGACCGATTTCGGCAAGGAGCTTGACTCTTTATCGGACGTCGTTTCCTTTGGCTTTGTCCCTGCCCTGATTGTCTATCTCTATGCCCTGCAGCCCCTGGGGCGTCTGGGATGGCTGCTGGCCTTCTTTTATACGGCATGCGGAGCCATCCGACTCGCTCGTTTCAATATTCTCTCCGGTCAGCAGAACCATTCTATCTTTGTCGGACTTCCCATCCCCATGGCAGCTGGACTGGTTGTTTTTCTTATTCTCCTGATGCCGGAAAACTCACCCATCTTCCCCTTTGCCGTGTTCGGAGCCGGCTGTCTTATGGTCTCGTCGATCCCGTACCCGAGTTTTAAACAGCTCGATGTCCGGACCATGCGGCCGACCTATACCATGCTCCTGATGCTGTTGATTCTTGTCATTATTGCCTATAAACCCATTCAGGCCATGTTCGTCCTGTTAATGATCTACATTGTGATAGGTCCCGTATTCTGGCTGAAGGGAAAGCTGTTTCCCGTGAGGAATTCCTTAAACGATGAATCAAAAGAAGAAT
- a CDS encoding AAA family ATPase, with the protein MTFLNDLRTLILLKTPVIAIETTEEERFLSILEQMLRQWPLFTWSASRGLVIEGKAIDGTEDPLAAMNHIREQKAPLALVMYDVDPYLSDRNPAFLRAVKEFSMMRRGKDSFLFLVSSYLSLPEVLKRDVQSLILPPPDASFLRKKLEPFLNEIQLPSDPDLLDHGAALLQGLTEREVDFALSHARRTLTKVTPGDLLDVLMMEKITLVRAGGVVEPIPVKAGVAQIGGLDNLKEWLRMRERFIRSYLRGESTIMPRGLLLMGISGCGKSLSVKAIADIWKLPLFKLDMNLVFSERHGNAERVFHEALRFMESVAPAVLWLDEIEMGISAQADTSTSARVFAHFLTWMQERKELVFVAATANRIDLLPAELIRRGRFDQVFFVDLPSDEERKEIFQVHLLRRGLDIAKFDFITLSQATKNFSGAEVEQCVVSALAASIAEGREMTQDDLYWEIHHIIPLATTMDDQIKSIRSWARKRAVNASRGS; encoded by the coding sequence ATGACCTTTCTTAATGATCTTCGGACCCTTATTCTTCTGAAAACCCCCGTCATTGCGATTGAGACAACAGAAGAAGAGCGCTTTCTCTCCATACTGGAACAGATGCTTCGACAGTGGCCTCTTTTCACCTGGAGTGCCTCCCGGGGACTGGTCATCGAGGGTAAGGCTATCGATGGAACGGAAGATCCGCTGGCGGCCATGAATCACATCCGAGAGCAGAAAGCGCCCCTTGCCTTAGTGATGTATGACGTCGATCCCTACCTCTCGGACAGGAACCCGGCCTTTTTACGGGCTGTCAAGGAATTTTCAATGATGAGGCGCGGAAAGGATTCATTTCTTTTTCTGGTATCCAGTTACCTTTCCCTGCCTGAAGTCCTGAAGAGAGATGTTCAGTCTCTGATTCTTCCTCCACCTGACGCCTCCTTTCTCCGCAAAAAGCTGGAACCCTTCCTGAATGAGATTCAGCTGCCTTCCGACCCGGATTTGCTTGACCATGGCGCGGCGCTGCTACAGGGACTGACCGAACGTGAAGTTGATTTTGCCCTATCCCATGCTCGCCGAACTCTGACAAAGGTGACACCGGGAGACCTGCTCGATGTGTTGATGATGGAAAAGATCACACTGGTGCGTGCAGGCGGAGTCGTGGAACCGATCCCCGTAAAGGCCGGTGTTGCACAAATCGGAGGGCTGGATAACCTCAAGGAATGGCTCAGAATGAGGGAACGATTCATCCGTTCCTACCTGAGGGGCGAATCTACCATTATGCCCAGGGGTCTGCTTCTGATGGGAATTTCGGGATGCGGAAAGAGCCTCAGCGTGAAAGCCATTGCTGACATCTGGAAATTGCCTCTCTTTAAACTTGACATGAATCTTGTCTTTTCCGAAAGACACGGGAATGCCGAGCGAGTTTTCCATGAGGCGCTACGGTTCATGGAGTCCGTGGCCCCCGCCGTTCTCTGGCTGGACGAAATCGAAATGGGAATTTCCGCCCAGGCCGATACCTCTACCTCTGCACGGGTGTTCGCTCACTTTCTGACATGGATGCAGGAGAGAAAGGAACTGGTTTTTGTAGCAGCGACGGCAAATCGGATCGATCTGCTCCCCGCGGAACTTATCCGCCGCGGCCGTTTTGACCAGGTCTTTTTTGTGGATCTTCCTTCCGACGAAGAGCGCAAGGAAATCTTTCAGGTCCATCTCCTGAGACGCGGGCTCGATATTGCCAAATTTGATTTTATAACGTTGTCCCAGGCGACGAAAAACTTTTCCGGCGCCGAGGTTGAACAGTGCGTGGTTTCAGCCCTTGCCGCATCCATCGCGGAAGGAAGGGAAATGACTCAGGATGATCTGTACTGGGAAATCCATCACATCATCCCCCTGGCCACCACGATGGATGATCAGATTAAATCTATACGGTCCTGGGCCCGGAAACGAGCCGTCAACGCATCCAGGGGGAGCTGA
- a CDS encoding ATP-binding protein → MARKKYELKRSDLAWKCSKDTFPHKTTEEIESTLNIVGQERAVRAITLGLGIDHDGYNIFVTGLSGTGRMTTIRSMVSTIASKEPNPGDWVYVFNFEDQDQPLALHLDQGKGKRLQDEMSSLIRSLRSALPSLFTSEPYQQAKARLAERYRKMEKDAVTEYEKRISEKGFSLVQIQMGPVSKPDLLPVIDGKPVPAGELDDLLKQGAITREKMEELQKEYSELIEEMGGVYQHIKTIQAEFQDKLIKLQQNFVLPTIKELLSEMRAVFEGERVSKYLNDVQEDILSNLDLFVEEEKEKEKELINSIKDPFLRYRVNVVVDNSKSRGRPIVMETHPSYQNLFGTIERVALGKNQYHTDFTHISAGSLLQANGGYLVLNFMDLISEPGGVWTTLMRMLRHATLTISPVDTFSLINPIAMKPEPIPLKVKVILIGEKWAYTMAYQWDEDFKKIFKILAEFDREMTMNSENTAGFIHLMRKIIDEEELLHFSQSGVFALMEYASREAGRRDRLSTRFDHLADIMREANYWARQSRSKNITDRHVRQAVSSRDDRHRHVEDKIHENFMDEILMVSVTGKATGQINGLTVYDLGYHRFGAPAKLTAQVSLGQEGIVNIERESDMAGNVFTKGTMIITGYLRGVFTRHKPLSMHASLCFEQSYGGIDGDSASMAETCVLLSAIADIPLRQDLAITGSMNQMGVAQPIGGVNEKIEGFFRVCKQKGLSGTQGVIIPESNVRDLVLSQEVLESLDEGTFHIYAVDHVTQAAEILTGMRVGTPDRDGRYPRSTLYARVNDALQKMAREYKDFK, encoded by the coding sequence ATGGCCAGGAAGAAATATGAATTAAAACGTTCAGATCTTGCATGGAAATGCTCGAAAGACACCTTTCCGCACAAGACAACAGAAGAAATTGAATCTACCCTGAATATTGTCGGGCAGGAGCGGGCCGTGCGTGCGATCACGCTGGGGCTGGGAATCGACCATGATGGGTACAACATATTCGTTACGGGCCTGTCGGGCACCGGACGGATGACAACCATCCGTTCCATGGTATCCACCATCGCTTCCAAGGAACCCAATCCCGGGGACTGGGTGTATGTCTTCAACTTTGAAGATCAGGATCAGCCCCTGGCCCTCCATCTCGATCAGGGAAAGGGAAAACGTCTTCAGGATGAGATGTCTTCTCTGATTCGTTCCCTGAGAAGCGCGTTGCCGAGCCTGTTCACTTCTGAACCCTATCAACAGGCCAAAGCAAGGCTTGCAGAACGGTATCGCAAAATGGAAAAAGATGCCGTTACTGAGTACGAAAAACGAATATCCGAAAAGGGTTTTTCACTGGTTCAGATTCAGATGGGACCGGTTTCCAAACCCGACCTCCTTCCGGTAATCGATGGGAAGCCAGTCCCCGCGGGGGAATTGGATGACCTTCTCAAACAGGGAGCGATTACCAGAGAAAAGATGGAGGAATTGCAAAAGGAATATTCCGAGCTGATCGAAGAGATGGGAGGAGTGTACCAGCATATCAAAACAATCCAGGCGGAATTTCAGGATAAGCTTATCAAGCTGCAGCAGAATTTTGTTCTTCCCACAATCAAAGAACTTCTCTCAGAGATGAGAGCCGTTTTTGAGGGGGAGAGGGTCAGCAAATATCTGAATGATGTCCAGGAAGACATACTCTCGAATCTGGATCTTTTTGTTGAGGAAGAGAAAGAAAAAGAAAAGGAATTGATCAATTCGATTAAGGACCCCTTTCTTCGCTACCGGGTCAATGTGGTGGTGGACAATTCGAAGTCCAGGGGACGTCCGATCGTGATGGAGACTCACCCCTCTTACCAGAACCTCTTTGGTACGATTGAACGGGTTGCACTGGGGAAAAATCAGTACCATACCGATTTTACCCATATCAGTGCAGGTTCACTTCTCCAGGCCAATGGTGGATACCTGGTCCTCAATTTCATGGATTTGATTTCAGAGCCTGGAGGAGTCTGGACCACTCTCATGAGGATGCTCAGGCATGCCACCCTGACCATTTCTCCCGTGGACACCTTTTCCCTGATCAATCCCATTGCCATGAAGCCTGAACCGATTCCCCTCAAAGTGAAGGTGATCCTTATTGGTGAGAAATGGGCTTACACCATGGCTTACCAATGGGATGAAGATTTTAAAAAGATTTTCAAAATTCTTGCTGAATTTGACCGCGAAATGACGATGAATTCGGAAAATACCGCCGGCTTCATTCACCTGATGCGAAAAATTATTGACGAAGAGGAGCTTCTTCACTTTTCCCAGAGCGGCGTCTTTGCTCTGATGGAGTACGCCTCAAGGGAAGCGGGACGAAGAGACAGGCTTTCTACGAGATTCGATCATCTTGCCGATATCATGCGAGAAGCCAATTACTGGGCCAGGCAGAGTCGATCCAAGAATATTACGGATCGGCATGTTCGGCAGGCTGTATCTTCGCGTGATGACCGTCATCGTCACGTGGAAGATAAGATCCATGAGAATTTTATGGACGAGATCCTCATGGTGTCCGTCACGGGAAAAGCTACGGGCCAGATCAATGGTCTCACCGTCTATGATCTGGGCTACCACCGTTTCGGAGCGCCTGCCAAACTGACGGCACAGGTGTCGCTGGGACAGGAGGGGATTGTCAATATCGAGCGGGAATCCGATATGGCGGGAAATGTTTTTACCAAAGGCACCATGATTATTACCGGGTATCTCCGGGGTGTCTTTACCCGACATAAACCCCTGTCCATGCATGCATCCCTCTGTTTTGAGCAGTCTTATGGCGGTATTGATGGAGACAGTGCTTCCATGGCCGAAACCTGCGTTCTCCTCTCTGCCATTGCCGATATTCCCCTGCGCCAGGATCTTGCCATCACCGGCTCGATGAACCAGATGGGAGTTGCCCAGCCGATCGGCGGTGTGAACGAAAAGATCGAGGGCTTCTTTCGGGTCTGCAAGCAAAAGGGACTTTCCGGGACCCAGGGTGTGATCATTCCGGAGTCCAATGTCCGGGACCTTGTACTGTCCCAGGAGGTTCTGGAAAGCCTGGATGAGGGAACCTTTCACATCTATGCCGTAGATCACGTGACGCAGGCCGCGGAGATCCTTACCGGTATGCGGGTGGGTACTCCAGACCGGGACGGACGTTACCCCCGCTCCACTCTCTATGCCCGGGTGAACGATGCCCTTCAGAAGATGGCCCGGGAATACAAAGATTTCAAATAA